One stretch of Punica granatum isolate Tunisia-2019 chromosome 5, ASM765513v2, whole genome shotgun sequence DNA includes these proteins:
- the LOC116209180 gene encoding protein phosphatase 2C 70 gives MTMAMMTGMSIVGVGLGHGHGGGGGGGGGGGGDGVAVSSSSAGVIGACVAVLLMLFFILLLLFLACKPWRFLSPFRSSLTHHHRNSLKAEDLERPLVPDRADLVQEQGNESARNYEFEGLRLQAEEYLSSPRLEGLVHKQRVPSLSSHVNQGDSVVLDVVPDIPEDAYLGQTLKRPYVINRSIEERKRSRIEDLTPSVGSDGSGLQASSQKDIGDQRSCLTLEVVSGPSQGMSCSIRSSDTKRLPLTLGRVPPSDLQLKDSEVSGKHAMINWNLNKLKWELLDMGSLNGTLLNAQPINHPDSSIRHWGDPMELADGDIITLGTTSNVSVQITSQTEDNIPFGVGMASDPMALRRGGKKLAMEDVCYYQWPLPGLDQFGVFGICDGHGGAAAAKSASKIIPEMIASLLSDSLNREKVLSLCDASHILRDAFYRAEACMDHYYEGCTATVLLIWADGNGNFFAQCANIGDSACIVNIDEKLIKMTEDHRIVSQSERLRIREMGEPLREGETRLCGLNLARMLGDKFIKQQDKRFSAEPYVSQVVHVDRASRAFALMASDGLWDVISLKKATQLVLQAKERRTANGEDLAEKVATLLLSEARNLRTKDNTSIIFLDFSTTSPCNVDS, from the exons atgacgATGGCGATGATGACAGGGATGAGCATTGTTGGTGTCGGGCTTGGTCATGGTCAtggtggtggaggaggaggaggaggaggtggtggtggcgATGGTGTCGCTGTTAGTAGTAGTAGTGCTGGTGTTATAGGCGCATGTGTAGCTGTCCTCCTCATGCTCTtcttcatcctcctcctcctcttcctcgcCTGCAAGCCATGGCGCTTCCTCTCCCCCTTCCGCTCCTCCCTCACCCACCACCACCGCAACTCCCTCAAG GCTGAAGATCTAGAGAGACCCCTTGTCCCAGATCGTGCAGATTTGGTCCAGGAACAAGGAAATGAATCTGCTAGAAATTATGAATTCGAAGGGTTGCGTCTTCAAGCTGAAGAGTATCTCAGCTCCCCTCGATTGGAGGGACTTGTTCATAAACAAAGGGTTCCCTCTTTATCGTCACATGTTAACCAAG GTGATAGCGTCGTCCTGGATGTTGTTCCTGATATACCAGAAGATGCTTACCTTGGTCAGACCCTTAAGCGTCCGTATGTGATAAACCGCTCAATTGAAGAGCGAAAACGTAGTAGAATTGAAGATCTAACCCCCAGTGTGGGCTCTGATGGCAGTGGACTTCAAGCTTCTTCGCAGAAGGATATTGGAGATCAAA GAAGCTGTCTTACTCTGGAGGTTGTATCTGGTCCTTCTCAAGGGATGTCTTGTTCAATAAGATCGAGTGATACTAAAAGGCTTCCACTGACCCTTGGAAGAGTGCCTCCAAGTGATTTGCAGCTGAAGGATTCAGAGGTTTCAGGAAAGCATGCAATGATCAACTGGAATTTAAAT AAGCTTAAATGGGAGCTGCTCGACATGGGTAGCTTAAATGGCACTCTCTTAAATGCTCAACCAATCAACCATCCTGATTCTAGTATTAGACACTGGGGTGATCCGATGGAACTTGCCGATGGTGATATAATAACCCTTGGGACAACATCTAATGTTTCT GTCCAAATTACATCTCAGACAGAGGACAACATTCCTTTTGGAGTTGGTATGGCATCTGATCCCATGGCTCTGCGTCGTGGAGGTAAGAAGCTTGCTATGGAGGATGTCTGCTATTACCAGTGGCCTCTCCCAGGACTTGATCAG TTTGGGGTTTTCGGAATTTGTGATGGACATGGTGGAGCTGCGGCTGCGAAATCTGCTAGCAA GATTATTCCTGAGATGATTGCTAGTTTGCTGTCGGATTCACTAAACCGAGAGAAGGTGTTGTCTCTATGTGATGCTTCACATATCCTTCGGGATGCATTTTACAGAGCTGAGGCATGCATGGATCACTACTATGAG GGTTGTACAGCAACAGTCCTGCTCATATGGGCTGATGGTAATGGAAATTTTTTCGCTCAGTGTGCAAATATTGGAGATTCTGCATGTATAGTGAA CATTGATGAGAAGCTGATTAAGATGACGGAAGACCACAGAATTGTTAGCCAATCTGAGAGACTTCGGATAAGAGAAATGGGAGAACCATTAAGAGAGGGAGAAACACGTCTCTGTG GTTTGAATCTTGCTCGGATGCTCGGAGACAAATTCATTAAGCAGCAGGATAAACGATTTTCTGCTGAGCCTTATGTAAGCCAAGTTGTCCATGTTGATCGAGCAAGCAGAGCTTTCGCTCTAATGGCCAG TGATGGCTTATGGGATGTGATCAGCCTTAAAAAAGCAACTCAGTTAGTCCTCCAG GCGAAGGAGAGACGCACTGCAAATGGAGAAGACTTGGCAGAGAAGGTTGCCACATTATTGCTGAGCGAGGCCAGAAACTTGCGCACAAAGGACAACACTTCCATAATCTTCTTGGACTTCAGCACCACCTCTCCATGTAATGTCGATTCTTAG